In one Nicotiana sylvestris chromosome 8, ASM39365v2, whole genome shotgun sequence genomic region, the following are encoded:
- the LOC138875858 gene encoding uncharacterized mitochondrial protein AtMg00810-like, translating to MHSYRETCHKKFTWPYHKVSKDRESRSQSVFDYSLFTKKSGVHIVEILIYVDNLLLTSSSKVLIDEAEIVLHQEFKVKDLGELRYFLGIEVIRSKHGILLNHRKYTLELIFEMGISVAKPAVTPLEVNQRLASVEFDKIAGLQSSYPLVDVTSYQKLIGKLLYLTLTRPDICYAVQSLSQFMHAPKKSHMDVTTRVVRYLKNAPRLGVLLKRESAQSVLGFCDSDWGACPIIRRSVSGYLIKF from the exons ATGCATTCTTACAGGGAGACTTGTCATAAGAAGTTTACATGGCCTTACCATAAGGTTTCCAAAGACAGGGAGAGCAGAAG TCAAAGTGTATTTGATTATTCCTTGTTCACTAAGAAGTCTGGGGTTCACATTGTTGAGATTTTAATCTATGTAGATAATCTGCTTCTTACTAGTAGTAGTAAGGTTCTTATTGATGAGGCAGAAATTGTTTTGCATCAGGAGTTCAAAGTAAAAGACTTGGGAGAGTTAAGATACTTTCTTGGAATTGAAGTTATAAGATCTAAGCATGGTATTCTCCTTAACCACAGGAAATACACACTTGAGCTCATTTTTGAAATGGGTATTAGTGTAGCCAAgccagctgtcacacctcttgaGGTTAATCAGAGGTTGGCTTCTGTAGAATTTGACAAAATTGCAGGTCTTCAAAGTTCATATCCCTTGGTGGATGTCACTAGTTACCAAAAACTAATTGGGAAATTGTTGTATCTTACACTGACAAGACCTGATATTTGTTATGCAGTACAAAGCCTCAGTCAGTTCATGCATGCTCCTAAGAAGTCTCACATGGATGTAACTACCAGAGTTGTCAGGTATCTTAAAAATGCACCTAGACTTGGTGTTCTGCTGAAAAGGGAATCTGCACAGTCCGTACTTGGGTTCTGTGATTCAGATTGGGGTGCTTGCCCTATTATTAGAAGGTCAGTTAGTGGTTATTTGATCAAGTTTTGA